From the genome of Phytohabitans rumicis, one region includes:
- a CDS encoding DUF3052 domain-containing protein, which translates to MSATAGQAADGVRSLADRFGIEPGMVVMEMGYDEDVDQDLRDALTDRCGELVDEDTDEVVDAVLVWYRDGDGDLFELLVETLTPLADNGVVWLLTPKAGRPGHVEPSEISEVAPTAGLQQTSTLNAGKDWSAARLVTPRAARSKK; encoded by the coding sequence GTGAGCGCGACCGCTGGTCAGGCCGCCGACGGTGTACGCAGCCTGGCGGACCGGTTCGGGATCGAGCCGGGGATGGTGGTCATGGAGATGGGGTACGACGAGGATGTCGACCAGGATCTCCGCGACGCCCTGACCGACCGCTGCGGGGAGCTGGTCGACGAAGACACGGACGAGGTCGTCGACGCGGTGCTGGTGTGGTACCGCGATGGCGATGGCGACCTTTTCGAGTTGCTCGTCGAGACCCTTACCCCGCTGGCCGATAACGGCGTGGTTTGGCTTTTGACGCCCAAGGCCGGCCGGCCTGGGCACGTCGAGCCGAGTGAGATCAGTGAGGTGGCTCCCACCGCGGGACTACAGCAGACCTCCACGCTCAACGCGGGTAAAGATTGGAGCGCCGCCCGGCTCGTCACGCCGCGCGCGGCACGCTCCAAGAAGTAG
- a CDS encoding Gfo/Idh/MocA family protein, translating into MAATATMVTPGHERWHPNPDFYYAFGGGPLMDMGPYYLTALVTLLGPVASVIGAGSRTRGERVIGTGPRAGERVPVGVDTHVSGVLVHASGVLSTLVMSFDAVDTHAAPIEVHGDAASLVVPDPNQFHGPVLHKALGAAEWRTLPVSAGYRDAGRGYGLADMVGPDGRHRASGELAYHVLDVMESLLRSAQTGQAVTVASTCARPDPVPSISLLSGVDERVDQRARRGLGQ; encoded by the coding sequence ATCGCGGCGACCGCCACGATGGTCACGCCGGGCCACGAGCGCTGGCACCCCAACCCGGACTTCTACTACGCGTTCGGCGGCGGCCCGCTGATGGACATGGGCCCGTACTACCTCACCGCGCTCGTCACCCTGCTCGGCCCGGTGGCCAGCGTCATCGGCGCGGGCAGCCGTACGCGTGGCGAGCGCGTCATCGGCACCGGTCCGCGGGCCGGCGAGCGCGTGCCGGTCGGCGTCGACACGCACGTCAGTGGCGTGCTGGTGCACGCGTCCGGGGTGCTGTCGACGCTGGTGATGAGCTTCGACGCGGTGGACACCCACGCGGCGCCCATCGAGGTGCACGGCGACGCCGCCTCGCTGGTCGTACCGGATCCCAACCAGTTCCACGGTCCGGTCCTGCACAAGGCTCTGGGCGCGGCGGAGTGGCGCACGCTGCCGGTCAGCGCCGGATACCGGGACGCCGGGCGCGGGTACGGCCTGGCGGACATGGTGGGCCCGGACGGGCGCCACCGGGCGAGCGGCGAGCTGGCGTACCACGTGCTGGACGTGATGGAGTCGCTGCTGCGGTCGGCGCAGACGGGGCAGGCGGTGACCGTGGCCAGCACCTGTGCGCGGCCCGACCCCGTACCCTCGATCTCACTCCTTAGCGGCGTCGATGAGCGCGTCGATCAGCGCGCGCGGCGCGGGCTGGGTCAGTGA
- a CDS encoding Gfo/Idh/MocA family protein, translating into MGEQVGVGIVGCGNISQQYLATLRRLPSLRLCAVSDLDRSLAEAVANTHDGVRAVGVEELCGAAEVDVVLNLTVPAAHASVALGAIAAGKHVYGEKPLAVTTQAAGDVLRAASTAGVRVGCAPTRSSAPAYRRRAGPSTTATSAPRSRRPPRWSRRATSAGTPTRTSTTRSAAAR; encoded by the coding sequence GTGGGCGAGCAGGTAGGCGTCGGCATCGTCGGGTGCGGCAACATCTCCCAGCAGTATCTCGCGACGCTGCGCCGGCTCCCGTCGCTGCGGCTGTGCGCGGTCAGCGACCTCGATCGGTCCCTGGCGGAGGCGGTCGCCAACACCCACGACGGGGTCCGCGCGGTCGGCGTCGAGGAGCTCTGCGGCGCCGCCGAGGTCGATGTCGTCCTCAACCTCACCGTTCCCGCCGCGCACGCCTCGGTCGCCCTGGGGGCGATCGCCGCCGGCAAGCACGTGTACGGCGAGAAGCCGCTCGCCGTCACCACGCAGGCCGCCGGCGACGTCCTCCGGGCCGCCTCCACCGCAGGGGTACGCGTCGGCTGCGCCCCGACACGGTCCTCGGCACCGGCGTACAGACGGCGCGCCGGGCCATCGACGACGGCGACATCGGCACCCCGATCGCGGCGACCGCCACGATGGTCACGCCGGGCCACGAGCGCTGGCACCCCAACCCGGACTTCTACTACGCGTTCGGCGGCGGCCCGCTGA
- a CDS encoding ThuA domain-containing protein produces MSQGTERVALVVRGGWEGHSPVAATDMFIPFLKEHGFRVRVADSPEAYADADAMAGTDLVVQCYTMGTIEPHQLAGLTSAVRAGTGLAGWHGGIADSYRASSDYLQLIGGSSRATRPSTSRSGTGTARPTTSSRTG; encoded by the coding sequence ATGTCACAGGGGACCGAGCGGGTGGCGCTGGTGGTGCGTGGCGGGTGGGAAGGCCACAGCCCGGTGGCCGCCACCGACATGTTCATCCCGTTCCTGAAGGAGCATGGCTTCCGCGTGCGCGTGGCGGACTCGCCCGAGGCGTACGCCGACGCCGACGCGATGGCCGGCACCGACCTGGTCGTGCAGTGCTACACGATGGGCACGATCGAGCCGCACCAGCTGGCCGGGCTCACGAGCGCCGTCCGCGCCGGCACCGGGCTGGCGGGTTGGCACGGGGGCATCGCCGACTCGTACCGGGCCTCCTCGGACTATCTGCAGCTCATCGGGGGCAGTTCGCGTGCCACCCGGCCAAGCACGAGTCGGAGTGGGACGGGCACAGCCAGGCCAACTACTTCATCCCGTACCGGGTGA
- a CDS encoding ThuA domain-containing protein codes for MNLLPPAHSHPITEGLDDFDLVTEQYWVLCDDYIDVLATTTLKARDWDPWDRDVTSPAVWTRRWGEGKIFVATPGHSLDVLEHRTVRTIIERGLLWASR; via the coding sequence GTGAACCTGCTGCCGCCCGCCCACAGCCACCCGATCACGGAGGGCCTCGACGACTTCGACCTCGTGACCGAGCAGTACTGGGTGCTCTGCGACGACTACATCGACGTGCTGGCCACCACGACGCTCAAGGCCCGCGATTGGGATCCGTGGGACCGCGACGTCACCTCGCCGGCCGTCTGGACCCGGCGGTGGGGCGAGGGCAAGATCTTCGTCGCCACGCCGGGGCACAGCCTCGACGTCCTGGAGCACCGCACGGTCCGGACGATCATCGAACGGGGATTGTTGTGGGCGAGCAGGTAG